A genomic region of Nitrospirota bacterium contains the following coding sequences:
- the raiA gene encoding ribosome-associated translation inhibitor RaiA has translation MNIIVTGRHMEVTNALRNYIEEKITKVDRYLKAVNEAVVTLSVEKYRHKVEVHLKADGVIIQAEEETEEMYSAIDKVMDKIERRIKKYKGKLIRHKNRITIPQKKVSGSSDEGETIPRIIKIKRFDMKPMSADESLMQMELLDKSFFVFSNVVTGDINVIYRRNDGNVGLIEPITKSSSQLQ, from the coding sequence ATGAACATAATAGTTACAGGTAGGCATATGGAAGTAACAAATGCGCTCAGAAACTATATCGAAGAGAAGATAACAAAGGTTGATAGGTATTTGAAGGCTGTTAACGAGGCTGTGGTTACACTCTCTGTGGAGAAATACAGACACAAAGTTGAAGTACATCTCAAGGCAGATGGTGTTATTATACAGGCAGAGGAAGAGACAGAGGAGATGTACTCCGCTATTGATAAGGTAATGGATAAGATTGAACGACGGATTAAAAAATACAAGGGTAAACTCATCCGACATAAAAACAGAATAACAATACCTCAAAAAAAGGTATCAGGGTCGTCAGATGAGGGTGAGACGATTCCCCGTATTATAAAGATAAAACGATTTGATATGAAACCAATGTCTGCTGATGAGTCTTTAATGCAAATGGAATTACTCGATAAGAGTTTCTTTGTATTCTCTAATGTTGTTACAGGTGATATAAATGTAATCTACAGGAGGAATGATGGAAATGTAGGGCTTATCGAGCCTATCACAAAATCCAGCAGTCAGTTACAGTGA
- the rapZ gene encoding RNase adapter RapZ produces MKGLNIIIVTGLSGAGKSTCLKCLEDIGFYCVDNLPSVLIPKFVELCVHSNEISKAALGVDIREKDFLEGLDSIITKLKKNYKVEIVFLEASEDILLRRFKETRRPHPLSPDKPIIEGIKIEKKVMEELRDMADRIIDTSSYSVHKLRDALIPYYASGSPNRRMNISLISFSYRDGIPYDADLLFDVRFLPNPFFVEGLNHLSGNDKRVVDYVMSKQESTDFFKRLYSMLDFLLPLYERESKSYLTIAVGCTGGRHRSVVVVNELKGYFECKGYNPVVQHRDIGDIDK; encoded by the coding sequence GTGAAAGGGCTTAATATTATAATAGTTACAGGTCTTTCTGGTGCGGGCAAGAGTACCTGTCTTAAATGTCTTGAGGATATTGGTTTTTATTGTGTGGATAACCTCCCATCAGTGCTTATACCCAAGTTTGTAGAACTCTGTGTCCACTCCAATGAAATAAGCAAAGCTGCCTTAGGGGTGGATATAAGAGAAAAAGATTTCTTAGAGGGGCTCGATTCTATTATTACAAAACTGAAAAAGAACTATAAGGTAGAGATTGTGTTTCTTGAGGCATCCGAGGATATATTACTGAGACGTTTTAAAGAGACGCGGAGGCCACATCCTCTGTCACCTGATAAACCTATTATTGAAGGCATAAAAATAGAAAAAAAGGTCATGGAGGAATTGAGGGATATGGCAGATAGGATAATTGATACATCATCTTACAGCGTGCATAAACTCAGAGATGCGCTGATTCCATATTATGCCTCAGGTTCTCCTAACAGAAGGATGAATATCTCACTAATCTCTTTTTCGTACAGGGATGGGATTCCATACGATGCAGACTTGCTCTTCGATGTCCGTTTTCTTCCAAATCCCTTCTTTGTAGAGGGTTTGAATCATCTATCTGGTAATGATAAGAGAGTGGTTGATTATGTGATGAGCAAACAGGAATCAACAGATTTTTTCAAGAGGCTTTATAGCATGCTCGACTTCCTTCTTCCGCTTTATGAGAGAGAAAGCAAGAGTTACCTGACTATAGCGGTTGGTTGTACAGGTGGCAGACACAGATCTGTTGTGGTAGTTAATGAATTAAAGGGGTATTTTGAATGTAAAGGTTATAACCCTGTAGTTCAACACAGAGATATTGGAGATATAGATAAATGA
- a CDS encoding cysteine desulfurase family protein, giving the protein MKVIYFDYNATTPVDRRVLEAMIPYLGVPRKTEGFADSPLESNFGNPSSSHVFGKDAKDAIESARAMVANLLGCSVNEIVFTSGGSESNNLAVKGIAYANREKGNHIITSMIEHPSILNPCRYLEKQGFEVSYLRVGREGIVDPDDVKKAINNRTILITIMHANNETGVIQPIKEISSVAKNAGVYLHTDAAQSVGKIQTKVNELGVDLLTIAGHKFYAPKGVGSLFIREGVKIEPIIHGAGHERRLRSGTENVAGIVGLGKAVEIAIRDMKATASYLVNIRNRMFSKLSNGVEIRLNGYPEMRLPNTLNVYLKGVDTTDLLSSLQYIAASTASACHSGTKTPSHVLLAMGLTEGEALSSIRFSFGKWTTEDEIDTAAEMIIKYIKNKS; this is encoded by the coding sequence ATGAAGGTTATCTACTTTGACTATAATGCAACAACACCTGTAGACAGAAGGGTATTGGAGGCGATGATACCATATCTTGGAGTCCCGAGAAAAACGGAGGGATTTGCAGACTCTCCCCTCGAAAGTAATTTTGGGAATCCATCGAGTTCACATGTATTTGGCAAGGATGCGAAGGATGCGATAGAGTCTGCAAGGGCAATGGTTGCAAATCTGCTCGGCTGCAGCGTAAACGAAATTGTGTTTACATCTGGAGGTAGCGAGTCAAACAATCTTGCAGTAAAGGGCATAGCCTACGCTAACAGAGAAAAGGGTAATCATATTATAACATCGATGATCGAGCACCCTTCTATTCTTAATCCCTGCAGATATCTTGAAAAGCAAGGTTTTGAGGTAAGTTATCTGAGGGTAGGCAGAGAGGGCATAGTAGACCCTGATGATGTCAAAAAAGCCATAAACAACCGTACAATCCTTATAACCATAATGCACGCAAATAATGAAACAGGAGTCATACAGCCAATTAAAGAAATAAGTTCCGTTGCTAAAAATGCAGGCGTATACCTCCATACCGATGCAGCACAGAGTGTAGGGAAAATACAGACCAAGGTAAATGAACTTGGAGTGGATCTTCTAACAATTGCAGGACATAAGTTCTATGCACCAAAGGGTGTAGGGAGTTTATTTATTAGGGAAGGTGTTAAAATTGAACCGATAATTCATGGTGCAGGACATGAACGCCGACTGAGGTCTGGCACAGAGAATGTTGCAGGGATAGTAGGGCTTGGTAAGGCAGTTGAGATCGCAATAAGAGACATGAAAGCTACTGCAAGTTATCTCGTTAACATAAGAAATAGGATGTTCTCTAAACTATCAAATGGTGTGGAGATTAGATTAAACGGGTATCCAGAGATGAGGTTGCCAAATACGCTTAATGTCTACTTGAAAGGGGTAGACACAACGGATTTACTCTCGAGCCTTCAATATATCGCTGCATCAACCGCCTCAGCATGTCACTCAGGTACAAAAACTCCTTCGCATGTCCTCCTTGCGATGGGGTTGACTGAGGGGGAGGCTCTTTCATCTATCAGATTCAGCTTTGGTAAATGGACTACAGAAGATGAAATTGATACAGCAGCCGAGATGATAATCAAATATATCAAAAATAAAAGCTAA
- a CDS encoding DUF4931 domain-containing protein yields MENELRRDPVTGNWVVMTRNDTTVDEMVKSWRVEYSLIDEGECPFCEGKEKETPPEIFALRKNYSLPDTPDWDVRVVPNKFPIFQIHGALDSTGIGVYDKMRGVGAHEIVIETPQHTDRIESLSLDQIKDVLHVYKERILDLKRDIRFRYILVYKNFGPSAGAVIPHSHSHIIATPITPWRIRVEFIGAKEHYIRRGRCIFCDIKQQELDSMERVISENNYYLAFAPFASMYPFQVWIMPKEHNAFFEEDVENLPSLAQIFQEMIGRIAEVLKNTDYIYAIHTGPNMLAKLVRSRWKTIEEDFHWHIEIIPKLRRFTGFEIGAGFHLNPVFPEDAAKYLRF; encoded by the coding sequence ATGGAAAATGAACTAAGAAGAGACCCGGTAACAGGAAATTGGGTCGTAATGACAAGAAATGATACAACCGTTGATGAGATGGTGAAATCATGGAGAGTTGAATATTCCCTGATAGATGAGGGAGAATGCCCCTTCTGTGAGGGAAAAGAAAAGGAAACCCCGCCAGAGATATTTGCATTAAGAAAAAATTATTCTCTCCCAGACACCCCTGACTGGGATGTAAGAGTCGTGCCAAATAAGTTTCCCATTTTCCAGATACATGGTGCTCTGGATAGCACAGGTATAGGTGTCTACGATAAGATGAGAGGAGTCGGTGCGCATGAGATAGTAATAGAAACCCCTCAACACACAGATAGGATAGAATCTCTCAGTCTTGATCAGATTAAAGATGTACTTCATGTTTACAAAGAAAGGATACTTGATCTCAAAAGGGATATACGGTTTAGATACATACTTGTTTATAAAAATTTTGGACCATCCGCGGGTGCTGTTATTCCTCATTCCCACTCCCACATTATCGCCACACCAATTACACCTTGGAGGATAAGGGTAGAATTCATCGGTGCTAAGGAACATTACATACGTAGAGGTAGATGTATATTCTGTGATATAAAGCAACAGGAATTAGACAGTATGGAAAGGGTTATTTCAGAGAACAACTACTACCTTGCATTTGCACCATTTGCCTCTATGTATCCATTTCAGGTATGGATAATGCCAAAGGAACACAATGCCTTTTTTGAAGAAGATGTTGAAAACTTACCATCACTTGCACAAATATTCCAGGAAATGATTGGAAGGATTGCAGAGGTATTAAAAAATACTGACTACATTTACGCAATACATACAGGTCCAAACATGTTGGCAAAACTAGTAAGAAGTAGATGGAAAACGATTGAAGAGGATTTTCACTGGCATATAGAGATAATACCGAAACTCAGGAGATTCACAGGTTTTGAAATAGGAGCAGGATTCCATCTCAATCCTGTATTTCCAGAAGATGCGGCTAAGTATCTTCGATTTTAG
- the extKL gene encoding multiheme c-type cytochrome (seleno)protein ExtKL: MILRLALMLAILFLPSFAVGAEKKARTLDELAKMYDSSSCKVCHSKIYEQWEKSHHARPLMGINEGIFLIPVVKASPFAPKDPKKATMANFPCFKCHLPQALTSAEDSVAAEISQAVLAGDKATIGKLQITCLVCHNEMAIIHRLEEGKPQKGVIYGSKDMASHPDRVYRTVKKNVIMKQAVMCGQCHGTGPNFDAENPYQCATLYGSYLHVYIPKGGTQRCQECHMKGGDHLIAPNWNDRLQSSALLKNAISLDVQTVGYQFLPERGTHIPMVVVNTKITQNAGHRIPDGUPSPNRVVLEVTAKTSDGKEIFNDYRIYMPQSTTSRNKEMVYGAQWKTGIIRDTSLQPYQSKNETFEIKLPATVRTVDVTVELTYQLFPADKIPVHTVTKRVSLDR, encoded by the coding sequence ATGATTCTACGATTGGCTTTGATGCTTGCTATTCTATTTCTTCCATCTTTTGCCGTCGGTGCTGAAAAGAAGGCAAGAACACTCGATGAACTTGCAAAGATGTATGACTCATCAAGCTGTAAAGTATGCCACTCAAAGATTTATGAGCAGTGGGAGAAATCGCATCATGCCAGACCTCTGATGGGGATAAATGAAGGTATATTCTTAATACCAGTTGTTAAAGCAAGTCCGTTTGCCCCAAAAGACCCAAAGAAGGCAACGATGGCTAATTTCCCGTGTTTTAAATGCCATCTCCCTCAGGCACTTACCTCTGCAGAGGATTCTGTTGCTGCAGAGATCTCACAGGCCGTTTTAGCTGGTGATAAGGCTACTATCGGCAAGCTCCAGATTACCTGTCTTGTCTGCCATAATGAGATGGCTATCATTCATAGACTTGAGGAAGGAAAACCTCAGAAGGGTGTTATATACGGATCAAAAGATATGGCTTCTCATCCTGATAGAGTTTATCGGACTGTTAAGAAGAATGTCATCATGAAACAAGCTGTAATGTGTGGTCAGTGCCATGGCACAGGACCGAACTTCGATGCTGAAAATCCCTATCAGTGTGCAACATTATATGGAAGTTATCTCCATGTATATATCCCTAAAGGTGGAACACAGAGATGTCAGGAGTGCCATATGAAAGGTGGAGACCACCTTATCGCTCCTAACTGGAATGACCGACTTCAATCTTCGGCTCTTCTCAAAAATGCAATCTCCCTTGATGTACAGACAGTAGGCTATCAGTTCCTTCCAGAGCGTGGTACACATATACCGATGGTTGTTGTCAATACAAAGATAACTCAAAATGCAGGGCATAGAATCCCGGATGGTTGACCATCTCCAAATAGAGTGGTCCTGGAGGTGACTGCAAAGACTTCAGATGGTAAAGAGATTTTTAATGATTATAGGATATATATGCCACAGTCAACTACCAGCAGAAATAAAGAGATGGTTTATGGTGCACAGTGGAAGACTGGAATTATCCGTGACACAAGCCTTCAGCCCTATCAATCTAAAAATGAGACATTCGAGATAAAACTCCCAGCCACTGTGAGGACAGTCGATGTGACAGTGGAACTCACATATCAGTTATTCCCGGCAGATAAGATACCAGTTCACACAGTAACTAAGAGGGTAAGCCTTGACAGATAG
- a CDS encoding MBL fold metallo-hydrolase: protein MLKLKSLTVLVLQPSAQGDIFIGEDFAMDIRFHGAVRAVTGSCFHIEHNNINLLIDCGMFQGKDSEERNRSPFPFNPRDIDILILTHAHIDHIGLVPRLVKEGFKGKIITTPATADLAEIMLLDSAHIQEKDAEWLSRKEMRAGRKPVSPLYSAEDVEDCLLFFDGRQYDSIETIEDGIDFRFRDAGHILGSAIVELWFKDRGGKRKCVFSGDIGRKGNPIVRDPSIIEETDVVVTESTYGNRLHKSLHETVEELFGIISTTFNRGGNVLIPSFALGRTQDILYILNGFVREGRFRELDVYLDSPLAEEATEIYLSHPECFDEEAFSLLTKGSLGGDAMRIHFTKDVTESQAINRIDSGAIIIAGSGMCEGGRIRHHLKHNLWRKECSIVFVGFQASGTLGRTIVDGAERVHIFGEDIAIKSGIHTLGGFSAHADRDELLGWIGNFKNTPEVIVVHGEESVSLNFAGFIKERFGFKTSVPEIHQEFRI from the coding sequence GTGCTGAAGTTAAAGAGCCTTACTGTTTTAGTTCTTCAGCCTTCGGCTCAGGGTGACATTTTCATTGGAGAGGATTTTGCTATGGATATCAGATTCCACGGTGCTGTCAGGGCTGTAACAGGTTCTTGCTTCCACATAGAACATAACAATATAAACCTTCTTATAGACTGCGGGATGTTTCAGGGGAAAGATTCAGAAGAGAGGAACAGAAGCCCATTTCCTTTTAACCCCAGAGATATAGACATACTCATACTTACCCATGCACATATAGACCATATAGGACTCGTGCCCAGACTTGTGAAAGAAGGCTTTAAAGGAAAAATAATCACTACACCTGCAACTGCAGACCTTGCGGAGATAATGCTACTTGATTCTGCACATATTCAGGAAAAGGATGCAGAGTGGTTGAGCAGAAAGGAGATGCGTGCAGGAAGAAAGCCTGTAAGTCCACTTTATTCTGCTGAGGATGTAGAAGACTGTCTTTTATTCTTTGATGGCAGGCAATACGATTCAATCGAGACTATAGAAGATGGGATAGATTTTAGATTCAGGGATGCGGGGCATATACTCGGTTCTGCGATTGTTGAACTATGGTTTAAGGACAGAGGTGGCAAAAGAAAGTGCGTTTTCTCAGGAGACATTGGAAGGAAAGGAAACCCGATAGTAAGAGACCCAAGCATTATTGAAGAAACTGATGTTGTTGTTACAGAATCAACATATGGCAATAGATTACACAAGAGCCTGCATGAAACAGTAGAGGAGCTCTTTGGCATAATTTCTACAACATTCAACAGAGGCGGTAATGTATTGATACCATCATTTGCACTTGGAAGAACACAGGATATTCTATATATCCTTAATGGATTTGTAAGGGAAGGCCGCTTTCGAGAACTTGATGTATACCTTGATAGTCCCCTTGCTGAAGAGGCAACGGAAATATATCTCTCGCATCCTGAGTGCTTTGATGAAGAGGCGTTCTCACTGCTCACAAAAGGGTCTCTTGGCGGAGATGCTATGAGAATACACTTTACAAAAGATGTAACTGAATCTCAGGCAATTAACCGTATAGATTCAGGTGCAATAATAATCGCAGGAAGCGGGATGTGTGAGGGTGGACGCATAAGACACCATTTAAAGCACAATCTCTGGAGAAAAGAATGTAGTATCGTATTTGTCGGGTTTCAGGCATCAGGCACACTCGGCAGGACGATAGTTGATGGTGCAGAAAGGGTTCATATATTCGGAGAGGATATAGCCATAAAATCAGGGATCCACACCCTCGGAGGATTCTCAGCTCATGCAGATCGTGATGAACTCCTCGGGTGGATTGGTAATTTTAAAAACACCCCTGAAGTAATTGTAGTTCATGGCGAAGAAAGCGTATCATTAAATTTTGCAGGATTCATCAAAGAGAGATTTGGTTTTAAGACATCTGTGCCAGAGATCCACCAAGAGTTCCGTATTTAG
- the yedF gene encoding sulfurtransferase-like selenium metabolism protein YedF codes for MLIDARGLGCPKPVSMAQEALEKTDKGIVEILVDNEASFKNIIRFAKKEGMGVDTIKEDNYWRLKIVKGYPCEIESSELGVRSSEFEEKIEKSILLIIGTDTMGKEEEIGKVLMKGFFETMKVAKEIPHTIFFLNAGVKLTTIENDIIPILKEIEAMGVEIFSCGTCLKYYNLESELKVGYRGTTNHIVEGIKDFKKVIWI; via the coding sequence ATGCTTATAGATGCAAGAGGGCTTGGATGTCCGAAGCCTGTTTCCATGGCACAGGAGGCATTAGAAAAGACAGATAAAGGTATTGTTGAGATTCTTGTTGATAATGAGGCTTCTTTTAAGAATATAATTAGATTTGCAAAGAAAGAGGGAATGGGTGTTGATACGATAAAAGAAGATAATTACTGGCGTTTAAAAATCGTAAAGGGTTATCCATGCGAGATTGAAAGTTCAGAGTTAGGAGTTCGGAGTTCGGAGTTTGAAGAGAAGATAGAAAAGAGTATTCTTCTCATAATCGGCACTGATACGATGGGAAAAGAAGAAGAAATCGGAAAAGTTCTGATGAAGGGGTTCTTTGAGACAATGAAGGTTGCTAAAGAAATTCCTCACACAATATTCTTTTTAAATGCTGGAGTTAAACTCACTACCATTGAAAATGACATAATTCCAATTCTCAAGGAGATAGAGGCTATGGGGGTCGAGATATTTTCCTGTGGAACATGCCTTAAATACTATAATCTTGAATCTGAACTAAAGGTTGGTTATAGAGGCACAACAAATCACATAGTGGAGGGTATAAAGGATTTCAAGAAGGTAATCTGGATTTAA